A portion of the Manihot esculenta cultivar AM560-2 chromosome 2, M.esculenta_v8, whole genome shotgun sequence genome contains these proteins:
- the LOC110608520 gene encoding probable mannitol dehydrogenase has translation MVAKLPEEEHPIRAFGWAARDESGVLSPFTFSRRATGEKDVCFKVLYCGMCHSDLHMVKNEWGSSTYPLVPGHEIVGVVTEVGSKVQKFKVGDKVGVGCMVGSCHSCHNCTNNLENYCPEMILTYSAKYHDGTTTYGGYSDIMVVDEHFIIRIPDTLPLDATAPLLCAGITVYSPLRYYGLDKPGMHVGVVGLGGLGHMAVKFAKAMGLNVTVISTSPSKKQEAIEHLGADSFLVSRDQDQMKAAMGTMDGIIDTVSAMHLLMPLIGLLKTNGKLVLVGAPEKPLELPAFSLLMGRKMVGGSAIGGMKETQEMIDFAAKHNITADIEVIPMKYVNTAMERILKADVRYRFVIDIGNTISSAH, from the exons ATGGTAGCCAAATTGCCAGAAGAAGAGCATCCCATCCGGGCATTCGGATGGGCTGCGAGAGATGAATCTGGTGTCCTCTCTCCCTTCACCTTCTCCAGGAG AGCAACAGGGGAGAAAGACGTTTGTTTCAAGGTCCTCTACTGTGGGATGTGCCACTCAGACCTTCACATGGTCAAGAATGAATGGGGCTCTTCTACCTACCCTCTTGTCCCTGG GCATGAGATTGTGGGAGTGGTGACAGAGGTTGGGAGCAAAGTGCAAAAATTCAAGGTGGGAGATAAGGTTGGGGTGGGCTGCATGGTGGGATCATGCCATTCCTGCCATAACTGCACAAACAACCTTGAGAATTACTGCCCAGAAATGATACTCACCTATAGTGCAAAGTACCATGACGGAACCACCACCTACGGTGGCTACTCTGACATCATGGTTGTTGATGAGCACTTCATTATTCGTATTCCAGACACCTTACCTCTTGATGCTACTGCTCCTCTCCTTTGCGCTGGGATCACAGTGTACAGTCCCTTGAGATATTATGGACTAGACAAGCCTGGCATGCATGTGGGCGTAGTTGGCCTAGGCGGCCTTGGTCATATGGCAGTGAAATTTGCCAAGGCTATGGGGTTGAATGTTACTGTGATTAGCACCTCACCTAGCAAGAAGCAAGAGGCTATTGAGCATCTTGGTGCTGATTCATTTTTGGTTAGCCGTGACCAAGATCAAATGAAG GCTGCGATGGGTACAATGGATGGTATAATTGATACAGTGTCTGCAATGCACCTTCTTATGCCTTTGATTGGGCTACTGAAGACTAATGGAAAGCTGGTTTTGGTTGGTGCTCCAGAGAAGCCGCTTGAGCTACCAGCCTTTTCTTTGTTAATGG GAAGAAAGATGGTGGGAGGCAGTGCAATTGGGGGAATGAAAGAGACACAAGAAATGATAGATTTTGCAGCCAAACACAACATAACAGCTGATATAGAAGTTATTCCAATGAAGTATGTGAACACAGCCATGGAACGCATATTGAAAGCTGATGTTAGATATCGATTTGTCATTGATATTGGCAACACAATCAGCTCTGCCCActga